A stretch of the Enterobacter mori genome encodes the following:
- a CDS encoding Rieske (2Fe-2S) protein translates to MSWIGVCDAEQVQEDFPFSGSVEGKEIGVYLIDGEYYALEDVCPHAYALLSQGFVEDGKVECPLHEAVFDVKTGQCLHGPGGRNLNRYPVRVFENQIQITFVEETVA, encoded by the coding sequence ATGAGCTGGATAGGCGTATGTGACGCAGAACAAGTACAGGAAGATTTCCCTTTTAGCGGCAGCGTCGAGGGGAAGGAGATCGGCGTTTACCTGATTGACGGTGAATATTACGCGCTGGAAGACGTATGCCCGCACGCCTATGCCCTGCTGAGCCAGGGCTTCGTGGAAGACGGCAAAGTGGAATGCCCGCTGCACGAGGCGGTGTTCGACGTCAAAACCGGCCAGTGCCTGCACGGCCCCGGTGGTCGCAACCTCAACCGTTACCCGGTTCGGGTCTTTGAAAATCAAATCCAGATTACCTTCGTCGAGGAGACCGTGGCATGA
- a CDS encoding aspartate dehydrogenase has translation MKKIMLIGFGAMAQAVIERLPAGVAIGWIVARESHHAAIREQFGDRVVALISPMDCAETPDLVLECASQQAVAQYGEAILGRGWHLAAISTGALADSALEQRLLAAGGKLTLLSGAVAGIDGLAAAKEGGLERVTYQSRKSPASWRGSYAEQLIDLNSVSESKVFFEGSAREAARLFPANANVAATVALGGVGMDETRVQLMVDPATTRNTHTLHVEGLFGEFHLELSGLPLASNPKTSTLAALSAVRACRELALS, from the coding sequence ATGAAAAAGATCATGTTAATTGGGTTTGGCGCCATGGCGCAGGCGGTGATTGAGCGTCTGCCCGCTGGCGTTGCTATCGGCTGGATCGTGGCACGCGAATCTCACCATGCGGCCATTCGTGAACAGTTTGGCGATAGGGTGGTGGCGTTGATCTCTCCGATGGACTGTGCGGAAACGCCCGATCTCGTACTGGAGTGCGCCAGCCAGCAGGCGGTGGCGCAGTATGGCGAAGCGATTTTAGGGCGCGGCTGGCATCTGGCAGCGATCTCCACCGGTGCGCTGGCGGACAGCGCGCTGGAGCAGCGGCTGCTCGCGGCGGGAGGCAAACTGACTCTGCTCTCCGGTGCGGTTGCTGGTATCGACGGGCTGGCGGCGGCGAAAGAAGGTGGGCTTGAACGTGTGACCTATCAGTCGCGCAAAAGCCCGGCCAGCTGGCGCGGCAGCTATGCAGAGCAGCTTATCGATCTCAATTCTGTTTCAGAATCAAAAGTCTTCTTCGAAGGCAGCGCCCGCGAGGCGGCGCGGCTGTTCCCGGCTAACGCCAACGTGGCGGCGACCGTGGCGCTCGGCGGCGTCGGGATGGATGAGACCCGCGTGCAGCTGATGGTCGACCCGGCGACGACGCGCAATACCCACACGCTGCACGTGGAAGGATTGTTCGGCGAGTTCCATCTTGAGCTGAGCGGGCTGCCGCTGGCTTCTAATCCTAAAACCTCCACCCTGGCGGCACTGAGCGCGGTGCGCGCCTGCCGTGAACTGGCCTTGAGCTGA
- a CDS encoding aromatic ring-hydroxylating oxygenase subunit alpha, which yields MTTTVQNYLDKGLRGLWYPVLASWEVQSAPVGITRLGEQIVVWRNKDGQVQALEDRCPHRGARLSMGWNLGDRIACWYHGVEVAGNGEVKDVPAVDKCPLVGQQCVRSYNVQEAHGAIFLWFGVTADQQPDELTFPDELADTESFSNFLCTAAWKCNYQYALENVMDPMHGTYLHSSSHSMAEGDRKADMVLQPTKTGFIFEKKGQSGVNFDWVELGNSGTCWMRLSIPYKKRFGPGGHFFIVGMVVPEDNDNCRVFFWRIRRVQGWQRDMWRFMYRNRLEKLHWEVLEQDRVVLESLAPNARDHEYLYQHDVGLSRLRRMMQKAAKEQLAAREEQQGAA from the coding sequence ATGACGACGACCGTACAAAACTATCTCGATAAAGGCCTGCGCGGCCTCTGGTATCCGGTGCTGGCAAGCTGGGAAGTGCAGTCTGCTCCTGTGGGCATCACCCGCCTGGGCGAGCAGATTGTGGTCTGGCGCAACAAAGACGGCCAGGTGCAGGCGCTGGAAGACCGCTGCCCGCACCGCGGCGCGCGCCTGTCGATGGGCTGGAACCTTGGCGACCGCATTGCCTGCTGGTATCACGGCGTGGAAGTGGCTGGCAACGGCGAGGTGAAGGACGTGCCCGCCGTGGATAAATGCCCGCTGGTCGGTCAGCAGTGCGTGCGCAGCTATAACGTGCAGGAGGCGCACGGCGCTATCTTCCTGTGGTTTGGCGTCACCGCTGACCAGCAGCCGGACGAGCTGACCTTCCCGGATGAACTTGCCGATACGGAAAGCTTCAGCAACTTCCTCTGCACCGCCGCATGGAAGTGCAACTACCAGTACGCGCTGGAAAACGTGATGGACCCGATGCACGGCACCTATCTGCATTCGTCGTCGCACTCAATGGCGGAAGGGGATCGCAAGGCCGACATGGTGCTCCAGCCGACCAAAACCGGTTTTATTTTTGAGAAGAAAGGGCAGAGCGGCGTCAACTTCGACTGGGTTGAACTGGGTAACAGCGGCACCTGCTGGATGCGCCTCTCCATTCCTTATAAGAAGCGTTTCGGGCCGGGCGGCCACTTCTTCATCGTCGGCATGGTGGTGCCGGAAGATAACGACAACTGCCGCGTCTTCTTCTGGCGCATTCGCCGCGTGCAGGGCTGGCAGCGCGACATGTGGCGCTTCATGTACCGCAACCGCCTGGAGAAACTGCACTGGGAAGTGCTGGAGCAGGACCGCGTGGTGCTCGAAAGTCTCGCCCCGAACGCCCGCGACCATGAATACCTGTACCAGCATGACGTCGGCCTCTCCCGCCTGCGCCGCATGATGCAAAAAGCCGCGAAAGAGCAGCTGGCAGCACGCGAAGAACAGCAGGGAGCCGCCTGA
- a CDS encoding cupin domain-containing protein, whose protein sequence is MTDSTVTNKTGIKPDHLTMEEWVESRIARFEGRKYDWNALKFQADFDPKYRRAQMRYIGTGATGVANDTNTVQADHFTFSTMVLPSKCEGPLHLHDDVEEVFFMLKGQITLMIQDGDNYTETVLRERDLISVPPGIYRGLFNHGEEEALMCVMLGTNKPEIPTYPADHPLSKVKRN, encoded by the coding sequence ATGACTGATTCAACCGTAACCAACAAAACGGGCATCAAACCTGACCATCTGACGATGGAAGAGTGGGTCGAGTCGCGCATCGCGCGCTTCGAAGGCCGCAAGTACGACTGGAACGCGCTGAAGTTCCAGGCCGATTTTGATCCGAAATACCGCCGGGCGCAGATGCGTTACATCGGCACCGGCGCAACGGGCGTGGCGAACGATACCAACACCGTGCAGGCGGATCACTTTACCTTCTCCACCATGGTGCTGCCGTCGAAGTGCGAAGGGCCGCTGCATCTGCACGACGACGTGGAAGAGGTGTTCTTCATGCTTAAAGGGCAGATCACGCTGATGATCCAGGACGGCGACAACTACACCGAAACCGTGCTGCGCGAGCGTGATCTGATCTCCGTCCCGCCGGGCATCTATCGCGGGCTGTTCAACCACGGTGAAGAAGAGGCGCTGATGTGCGTCATGCTGGGGACCAATAAGCCGGAAATCCCGACCTACCCCGCCGATCATCCGCTCTCTAAAGTGAAGCGGAACTAA
- a CDS encoding NAD(P)/FAD-dependent oxidoreductase, whose product MTSRIVIIGGGQAGGWAAKTLRDEGFDGEICVVAEEEWDFYERPPLSKATLLEPEASLPRLFSDEAQQALNLTWYRPLRAEQIDREAKTVRLSSGEHLSYNILLMATGGRARLPGEAWAAHPQVYTLRHWQDAQRLKARLTESKKLAIIGGGWIGLEIAASARRSGVAVTLFEQQPALCMRSVSGEVSQRLEALHREQGVEIRTGCGALELEDDNGLPVIHCDGLRETFDAVVVGIGVDLNLELARDAGLKTGRGIVVDAQGRTSDPLIFAAGDVAQHHQYGLCIQSWAFAQNQAVATAKAMLNPDAPGYDDAPWLWSDQYQHNIQILGIPQPGSTTIVRDDALFFSLDENGRLTQLVAFNDARTVKLAKRWMAAGRDLSDVPLGDPTFSLMSLR is encoded by the coding sequence ATGACGTCGCGCATTGTCATTATCGGCGGCGGCCAGGCGGGCGGCTGGGCAGCGAAAACCCTGCGTGACGAGGGCTTCGACGGTGAGATTTGCGTGGTGGCGGAAGAAGAGTGGGATTTCTACGAACGTCCGCCATTATCGAAGGCGACGTTGCTGGAGCCAGAGGCATCACTCCCGCGACTGTTTAGCGACGAGGCGCAGCAGGCGCTGAACCTGACCTGGTACCGTCCGCTGCGTGCGGAGCAGATCGACCGCGAGGCGAAAACGGTTCGTTTAAGCAGCGGCGAACACCTTAGTTACAACATCCTTTTGATGGCCACCGGGGGGCGGGCTCGCCTGCCGGGGGAGGCATGGGCGGCGCATCCGCAGGTCTATACCCTGCGCCACTGGCAGGACGCGCAGCGTCTGAAGGCGCGGCTGACGGAAAGTAAAAAACTGGCGATTATCGGCGGCGGCTGGATCGGACTGGAGATTGCTGCCTCGGCGCGGAGAAGCGGCGTGGCGGTCACCCTGTTCGAGCAGCAGCCCGCGCTCTGCATGCGTTCGGTGAGCGGCGAGGTGTCGCAGCGCTTAGAAGCCCTCCATAGGGAGCAGGGCGTGGAGATCCGCACCGGCTGCGGCGCGCTGGAGCTGGAGGACGACAACGGCCTGCCGGTCATTCACTGCGACGGCCTGCGCGAAACCTTTGACGCGGTGGTGGTTGGGATCGGGGTCGATCTCAATCTGGAGCTGGCGCGCGACGCGGGGCTGAAAACCGGGCGCGGGATCGTCGTGGATGCCCAGGGCCGTACCTCGGATCCGCTCATCTTCGCCGCAGGCGATGTGGCCCAGCACCACCAGTACGGCCTGTGCATTCAGTCATGGGCGTTCGCCCAGAATCAGGCGGTGGCGACGGCGAAGGCGATGCTCAATCCCGATGCGCCAGGTTACGACGACGCGCCCTGGCTGTGGTCGGATCAATACCAGCACAACATCCAGATCCTCGGTATTCCGCAGCCGGGGAGCACAACGATAGTGCGTGACGATGCGCTGTTCTTCTCGCTGGACGAAAACGGACGGCTGACGCAGCTGGTGGCGTTTAACGATGCGCGTACCGTCAAGCTGGCGAAACGCTGGATGGCGGCGGGGCGGGATCTGTCCGACGTGCCGCTCGGCGACCCAACCTTTTCACTGATGTCACTGCGATAG
- a CDS encoding MFS transporter produces the protein MTTLETNTAPVEASGEGTRTPEKAVRWAIPLSLLACVLLAFFDKISIAALFSDGHFQQAMGIDFDTTRLGILMSAFLLSYGFSSVFLSGLGDKIAPLRLLTGMMAVWCVLMVAMGFTHNYTLMIVLRILLGVAEGPLFPLAFAIVRHNFPQHLQARATMLWLLGTPVGAAIGFPLSLWLLNTFGWQSTFFVMAMLTVPVLIFVRIGLRGIRLEAKPSTSQASQDERRAARRELFVSPHFWIICIFNIAFLTYLWGINGWLPGYLIKGKGIHLEHAGWLSSMPFIAMLAGEVIGAWLSDRVDKRAAACFISMAGAAVGLAAVMHLDTPLTIIAAMSFSTFMWGTGAPNIFALLAKATHPRVSATAGGIFNGLGNFAGALSPAVMGALIAFTHSMDSGLIFLAVMAAVGCVLLLPLLRRY, from the coding sequence ATGACCACATTAGAGACCAACACCGCGCCCGTTGAGGCAAGCGGTGAGGGAACCCGTACGCCTGAAAAAGCGGTGCGCTGGGCCATCCCGCTGTCGCTGCTGGCCTGCGTGCTGCTGGCGTTTTTCGACAAAATCAGCATCGCGGCGCTGTTTTCTGACGGCCATTTCCAGCAGGCGATGGGCATTGATTTCGACACCACGCGCCTCGGCATTCTGATGAGCGCGTTCCTGCTGAGCTACGGCTTTTCGTCGGTCTTTCTCAGCGGCTTAGGCGACAAAATTGCGCCGCTGCGTCTGCTCACCGGGATGATGGCAGTGTGGTGCGTGCTGATGGTGGCGATGGGCTTTACCCACAACTACACGCTGATGATCGTCCTGCGCATTCTGCTGGGCGTGGCGGAAGGGCCGCTGTTCCCGCTGGCCTTCGCCATCGTACGCCACAACTTCCCGCAGCATCTGCAGGCGCGCGCCACCATGCTGTGGCTGCTGGGCACGCCGGTGGGCGCGGCGATTGGTTTTCCGCTCTCCCTCTGGCTGCTGAACACCTTCGGCTGGCAGAGCACCTTTTTCGTGATGGCGATGCTCACCGTACCGGTGCTGATCTTTGTGCGCATTGGCCTGCGCGGGATCCGTCTGGAGGCGAAACCGAGCACCTCGCAGGCGTCTCAGGACGAGCGACGTGCCGCGCGCCGCGAGCTGTTTGTCAGCCCGCACTTCTGGATCATCTGCATTTTTAACATCGCTTTCCTGACCTACCTGTGGGGCATCAACGGCTGGCTGCCGGGCTACCTGATTAAGGGCAAAGGCATTCACCTTGAGCACGCGGGCTGGCTGTCGTCGATGCCGTTCATCGCCATGCTGGCGGGGGAAGTGATTGGCGCGTGGCTTTCGGACCGGGTCGATAAGCGCGCGGCGGCCTGTTTTATCTCGATGGCGGGGGCGGCCGTCGGCCTGGCGGCGGTGATGCACCTCGATACCCCGCTGACCATCATCGCGGCGATGAGCTTCAGCACCTTTATGTGGGGTACCGGCGCACCCAACATTTTCGCCCTGCTGGCGAAGGCCACCCATCCACGGGTGAGCGCCACGGCGGGCGGCATCTTCAACGGGCTGGGAAACTTTGCGGGCGCGCTGTCGCCGGCGGTGATGGGCGCGCTTATCGCCTTCACCCACAGCATGGATTCCGGGCTGATTTTTCTGGCGGTGATGGCGGCGGTGGGCTGCGTCCTGTTACTGCCGCTGCTGAGACGTTACTGA
- a CDS encoding IclR family transcriptional regulator, which produces MANDQEVKYLVPGLERGLQLLLAFGEQHRDLTFAELHRLVDMPKATAYRVVQTLEYMGFLERNARTNTFSLGMNVLRLGFEYIASLDVAQVGQPVIEQLRDLSQCSSHLAIRDGRDIIYIARVSAAGSRINQVSIGTRLPVHCTSLGRMLLTDMSRADFELLFPHERLPGNTPGQLHDREALWQMVQQDKARGFVIGESFFRHGISSIVYPVYDRSGRVAAVVSILVPSEEIPQTDRERLQNEVRLAADKISGFLGYLSQAS; this is translated from the coding sequence ATGGCAAACGATCAGGAAGTGAAGTATCTGGTGCCGGGGCTGGAGCGCGGTTTACAGCTGCTGTTGGCCTTTGGCGAGCAGCATCGCGATCTGACCTTTGCCGAACTGCACCGGCTGGTGGATATGCCGAAGGCGACCGCCTACCGCGTGGTGCAGACGCTGGAGTATATGGGCTTTCTGGAGCGCAACGCGCGCACCAATACCTTTTCGCTGGGCATGAACGTGCTGCGCCTGGGCTTTGAGTACATCGCCTCGCTGGACGTTGCGCAGGTCGGCCAGCCGGTTATTGAACAGCTGCGCGACCTGAGCCAGTGCAGCAGCCATCTGGCGATCCGCGACGGGCGCGACATTATCTACATCGCCCGCGTCAGCGCCGCCGGGTCGCGCATCAATCAGGTCAGCATTGGCACTCGCCTGCCGGTGCACTGCACTTCGCTGGGCCGCATGCTGCTGACCGATATGTCCCGCGCCGATTTTGAACTGTTGTTCCCGCACGAGCGCCTGCCGGGCAACACGCCGGGACAGCTTCACGACCGCGAGGCCCTGTGGCAGATGGTGCAGCAGGACAAAGCCCGCGGGTTTGTCATCGGCGAATCCTTCTTCCGCCACGGTATCTCCTCCATCGTCTACCCGGTGTATGACCGAAGCGGACGCGTGGCGGCGGTTGTCAGCATTCTGGTGCCGTCGGAAGAGATCCCGCAGACCGACCGCGAGCGCCTGCAGAACGAGGTTCGCCTCGCAGCGGATAAAATTTCTGGCTTCTTAGGGTATCTGTCACAAGCCAGTTAA
- a CDS encoding alpha/beta fold hydrolase, translating to MTGFREQGSGIPLMLLHGISSGAASWHKQMTLDGFRVLAWDMPGYGESPMLAVERANAGDYADALAAMLDRAGVWQAVLLGHSLGALVASAFAAKFPDRVIHLVLADAAQGYGNAAPAQREQVWRNREQQMALGGEILAQTRAAKLLHPGARAEDIETVATGMRALRPEGYLAAAWMLAHDDIHGWLTRYSGTFEVWCGEQDAITQPELVQGLAVRYGMPFTAIPQAGHASYLDNAAFFNQQLLRIHQEVGDECTH from the coding sequence ATGACGGGTTTTCGTGAACAGGGAAGCGGCATTCCGCTGATGCTGCTGCACGGTATCAGCTCCGGCGCGGCCTCCTGGCACAAGCAGATGACGCTGGACGGCTTTCGCGTGCTGGCGTGGGACATGCCCGGCTATGGCGAAAGCCCGATGCTGGCGGTTGAGCGGGCAAACGCGGGGGATTACGCCGACGCGCTGGCGGCGATGCTCGATCGCGCGGGCGTCTGGCAGGCGGTGCTGTTGGGTCATTCGCTCGGCGCGCTGGTCGCCAGCGCCTTTGCGGCGAAGTTCCCGGATCGCGTCATCCATCTGGTGCTGGCGGATGCCGCGCAGGGCTACGGCAATGCCGCCCCGGCGCAGCGCGAGCAGGTGTGGCGCAATCGCGAACAGCAGATGGCGCTCGGCGGTGAGATCCTCGCCCAGACCCGCGCGGCGAAGCTGCTGCACCCCGGCGCGCGCGCGGAGGACATCGAGACCGTTGCGACGGGCATGCGAGCCCTGCGCCCGGAAGGCTATCTCGCCGCCGCGTGGATGCTGGCGCACGACGATATTCACGGCTGGCTGACGCGCTATTCGGGCACCTTTGAAGTCTGGTGCGGCGAGCAGGATGCCATTACCCAACCTGAGCTGGTGCAGGGGCTGGCGGTTCGCTACGGCATGCCGTTCACCGCCATTCCGCAGGCCGGACACGCCAGCTATCTCGATAACGCGGCGTTTTTTAATCAACAGCTTTTACGTATTCACCAGGAGGTAGGCGATGAATGCACACATTGA
- a CDS encoding recombinase-like helix-turn-helix domain-containing protein, whose protein sequence is MSDTLNYNPALPESRQFTPPAEGGNGAIHKPGDYTNLIWQTRSREPESWEVNLIATLEELFEQGVETLPELVNGLNAVRMHDQQGEPWSDASFQAFLQVNGY, encoded by the coding sequence ATGAGCGACACCCTGAACTACAACCCGGCGCTGCCGGAAAGCCGCCAGTTTACCCCGCCTGCAGAGGGCGGCAACGGCGCGATCCATAAGCCGGGTGACTACACCAACCTGATCTGGCAGACCCGCAGCCGCGAGCCGGAAAGCTGGGAGGTGAACCTGATTGCCACGCTGGAAGAACTCTTCGAACAGGGCGTTGAAACCCTACCGGAACTGGTGAACGGGCTGAACGCGGTGCGCATGCACGACCAGCAGGGAGAGCCGTGGAGCGACGCCAGCTTCCAGGCATTCTTACAGGTTAACGGTTACTGA
- a CDS encoding SDR family oxidoreductase translates to MNAHIDGRVAVVTGGSSGIGFETLRLLLGEGAKVAFCGRDPDRLASAHAALQNDYPDGEIFSYRCDVLKADEMQAFAEAVQARFGAADMLINNAGQGYVAHFHDTPREAWLHEAELKLFGVINPVQAFQPLLEQSDIASITCVNSLLALQPEEHMIATSAARAALLNMTLTLSKELVGKGIRVNSILLGMVESGQWQRRFENRTDKSQSWPEWTADIARKRGIPMARLGKPQEPAQALLFLASPLASFTTGAALDVSGGFCRHL, encoded by the coding sequence ATGAATGCACACATTGACGGACGCGTAGCGGTCGTTACCGGCGGTTCGTCCGGCATTGGCTTTGAAACGCTGCGCCTGCTGCTGGGCGAGGGGGCAAAGGTGGCCTTCTGCGGCCGCGATCCGGACCGGCTCGCCAGCGCCCACGCGGCGCTGCAAAACGACTATCCCGACGGGGAGATTTTCTCTTATCGCTGCGACGTGCTGAAAGCCGACGAGATGCAGGCCTTCGCGGAGGCGGTGCAGGCCCGCTTTGGCGCGGCGGATATGCTGATCAACAACGCCGGGCAGGGCTACGTGGCGCACTTCCACGACACCCCGCGCGAGGCGTGGCTGCACGAGGCCGAGCTGAAACTGTTCGGGGTGATCAACCCGGTGCAGGCGTTTCAGCCTCTGCTGGAGCAGTCCGACATCGCCTCCATCACCTGCGTGAACTCTCTGCTGGCGCTGCAGCCGGAGGAGCACATGATCGCCACCTCCGCCGCTCGCGCCGCGCTGCTGAACATGACGCTCACGCTCTCCAAAGAGCTGGTGGGCAAAGGCATCCGCGTGAATTCAATTTTGCTCGGCATGGTGGAGTCCGGCCAGTGGCAGCGACGCTTTGAAAATCGGACCGACAAAAGCCAGAGCTGGCCGGAGTGGACGGCGGATATCGCCCGCAAACGCGGCATTCCGATGGCGCGCCTTGGTAAACCGCAGGAACCCGCACAGGCGCTGCTGTTTCTTGCCTCGCCGCTGGCCTCGTTTACCACCGGTGCCGCGCTGGACGTTTCCGGCGGCTTCTGTCGCCACCTGTAA
- a CDS encoding SDR family oxidoreductase translates to MNGLLSGKRIVVTGAARGLGYHFAKACAEQGANVVMCDILKGELAESAHRLSEQGYAIESHVIDLADPQSIEEVFSAIAEQGQIDGLVNNAAMATGVGGKNMLDYDPDLWDRVMSVNVKGTWLVTRAAVPLLREGAGIVNVASDTALWGAPRLMAYVASKGAVIAMTRSMARELGEKRIRINAIAPGLTRVEATEYVPAERHQLYENGRALTGAQQPEDVTGSVVWLLSDLSRFITGQLIPVNGGFVFN, encoded by the coding sequence ATGAACGGGCTGCTGAGCGGAAAGCGCATCGTGGTGACCGGTGCCGCGCGCGGGCTGGGCTATCACTTTGCCAAAGCCTGCGCGGAGCAGGGTGCAAACGTAGTGATGTGCGACATCCTCAAAGGCGAGCTGGCCGAAAGCGCGCATCGGCTGAGCGAACAGGGCTATGCGATCGAATCGCACGTTATCGATCTGGCCGATCCGCAGTCTATCGAAGAGGTATTCAGCGCCATTGCCGAGCAGGGGCAAATTGACGGTCTGGTCAACAACGCGGCGATGGCGACGGGCGTGGGCGGCAAAAATATGCTCGATTACGATCCGGACCTGTGGGATCGGGTGATGAGCGTGAACGTCAAGGGCACCTGGCTGGTGACGCGCGCCGCCGTGCCGCTGCTTCGCGAAGGGGCGGGCATTGTGAACGTGGCGTCCGACACCGCGCTGTGGGGCGCGCCGCGCCTGATGGCCTACGTTGCCAGCAAGGGGGCCGTCATTGCCATGACCCGGTCAATGGCGCGCGAGCTGGGTGAAAAACGTATTCGTATCAACGCCATCGCGCCGGGGCTAACCCGCGTCGAGGCGACGGAATATGTCCCCGCCGAACGGCATCAGCTCTACGAAAACGGACGCGCGTTAACCGGGGCGCAGCAGCCGGAAGACGTCACCGGCAGCGTGGTCTGGCTGTTAAGCGATCTGTCGCGGTTTATCACCGGACAGCTGATCCCGGTCAACGGCGGTTTTGTCTTTAACTAA
- a CDS encoding VOC family protein, producing the protein MSVTGIEKLEFGVEDLTHCAKFMRDFGLTGDASGQRFTTLSGARVELNPIDSPDLPPAFETGNTLRRMTWAVATHSDLDALRPKLAQQPGFREVGDALECLDPNGMTLRVQVSQQTDVELNVEPINQWGDARRIDTPSPVYDRAQPINVGHVVFFVEELAAVEKFYREVLGFQVSDRYINRAVFLRCGARGGHHNLFLLQLPNRRRGLNHVAFTVRDIHEVIGGGIAMNKNDWSTFIGPGRHPVSSAYFWYVNSPTGGAFEYYTNDDYLTENWQPRELEHSLVSFTEWAVEGGIDHDTRRQQKKPEAV; encoded by the coding sequence ATGAGTGTAACCGGAATTGAAAAGCTGGAATTTGGCGTGGAAGACCTGACGCACTGCGCCAAGTTTATGCGTGATTTTGGCCTGACGGGCGATGCCAGCGGCCAGCGTTTTACTACCCTGAGCGGCGCGCGCGTGGAACTTAACCCGATCGACAGCCCGGACCTGCCGCCGGCGTTTGAAACGGGCAACACCTTGCGCCGCATGACCTGGGCGGTGGCTACACATTCAGATCTGGATGCGCTGCGCCCGAAGCTGGCACAGCAGCCCGGCTTTCGCGAGGTGGGCGACGCGCTGGAGTGCCTCGACCCGAACGGCATGACGCTGCGCGTGCAGGTCAGCCAGCAGACTGACGTGGAGCTGAACGTCGAGCCAATTAACCAGTGGGGCGACGCCCGCCGCATTGACACCCCCAGCCCGGTTTACGATCGCGCCCAGCCGATCAACGTGGGGCACGTGGTGTTCTTCGTGGAAGAGCTGGCCGCGGTGGAGAAATTCTACCGCGAGGTGCTCGGCTTCCAGGTTTCTGACCGCTACATCAACCGCGCCGTGTTCCTGCGCTGCGGCGCGCGCGGCGGTCATCACAACCTGTTCCTGCTACAGCTGCCGAACCGCAGGCGTGGGCTGAACCACGTGGCCTTCACCGTGCGCGACATCCACGAGGTAATCGGCGGGGGGATCGCGATGAATAAAAATGACTGGAGCACCTTTATCGGGCCGGGCCGCCATCCGGTGTCGTCGGCGTACTTCTGGTACGTCAACAGCCCAACAGGCGGGGCGTTTGAGTATTACACCAACGACGACTACCTGACCGAAAACTGGCAGCCGCGCGAGCTGGAGCACTCGCTGGTCTCCTTTACCGAGTGGGCGGTGGAAGGCGGGATCGACCACGACACGCGCCGTCAGCAGAAAAAGCCGGAGGCGGTATGA